In Brevibacillus brevis, a genomic segment contains:
- the leuB gene encoding 3-isopropylmalate dehydrogenase: MKKDYRIAVLPGDGIGPEIMQEAVKVLTLVGEREGVTFTCEEGRIGGIAIDTDGTPLPEETVTLAKQADAVLLGAVGGPKWDQNPGHLRPETGLLGIRKALGLFANIRPATMHSSLVEASSLKPEVVSGVDLIVVRELTGGIYFGEKKRYDGPNGEVAEDQCIYTEAEIERIIRVGFDIARKRKKRLVSVDKANVLESSRLWRKVAERVAADYPDVELSHQLVDSCAMQLVRAPKQFDVIVTENMFGDILSDQAAMLTGSIGMLSSASLAEGSFGLYEPVHGSAPDIAGKGIANPLATILSVAMMLRLSLGMDEAADAVENAVWAVLEAGHRTGDIAADRSKAIGTVEMGQLVRDELSKTLVQK, encoded by the coding sequence ATGAAAAAAGATTATCGCATTGCCGTTCTTCCTGGCGACGGTATTGGACCGGAGATCATGCAGGAAGCGGTCAAAGTCCTCACTCTCGTCGGAGAGCGGGAAGGAGTCACCTTTACGTGCGAAGAAGGTCGAATTGGCGGCATCGCGATCGACACGGACGGCACACCTTTGCCAGAGGAAACAGTGACGCTGGCGAAACAGGCAGATGCGGTGCTCTTGGGTGCCGTAGGCGGTCCGAAGTGGGATCAGAATCCGGGTCATTTGCGCCCGGAGACAGGACTCCTCGGAATCCGCAAAGCGCTCGGGCTGTTTGCCAACATCCGCCCGGCTACCATGCACAGCTCCCTCGTCGAAGCGTCGTCGCTCAAGCCGGAAGTCGTATCGGGCGTAGACCTGATCGTGGTCCGCGAGCTGACGGGCGGCATCTACTTCGGGGAGAAAAAACGCTACGACGGGCCAAACGGCGAAGTAGCGGAAGACCAGTGCATCTACACGGAAGCGGAGATCGAACGGATCATCCGCGTGGGCTTTGACATCGCCCGAAAACGCAAAAAACGCCTCGTCTCCGTCGACAAGGCCAACGTACTGGAAAGCTCTCGCCTGTGGCGCAAAGTCGCGGAACGAGTAGCCGCAGACTATCCGGATGTCGAGCTGTCCCATCAGTTGGTCGACTCATGCGCGATGCAGCTGGTCCGTGCTCCCAAGCAGTTCGACGTCATCGTCACGGAGAATATGTTTGGCGATATCCTCAGCGACCAGGCAGCGATGCTGACAGGTTCCATCGGGATGCTCTCATCTGCGAGCCTGGCGGAAGGCAGCTTCGGGCTGTACGAGCCGGTGCACGGCTCTGCGCCTGACATCGCCGGCAAAGGCATCGCCAATCCGCTTGCGACCATCCTTTCCGTAGCGATGATGCTGCGACTGTCGCTCGGTATGGACGAAGCGGCTGACGCAGTGGAAAACGCCGTGTGGGCCGTCCTGGAGGCTGGCCATCGCACAGGTGACATCGCTGCCGATCGGAGCAAAGCGATCGGTACCGTGGAGATGGGTCAGCTGGTGCGTGACGAACTCTCCAAAACCTTGGTGCAAAAATAA
- a CDS encoding TrkH family potassium uptake protein has protein sequence MIRKIVERLHLDPPKILVLGFACIILLGTILLTLPSATVNGAGLPWLDALFTATSATCVTGLVVVDTGSTFTVFGQIVILSLIQIGGLGFMTFATFFALIMRKKISLRERLILQESLNQISIEGIVRLAKMILIFTALTELIGGILLSIRFAFDFPLGQAIYFGFFHAISNFNNAGFDLMGDFKSLTAYVEDPVVTLVVCALIVVGGIGFMVVSEVYDYRHTHRLSLHTKVVLATTALLILVGTMLIFALEYANPKTLQPLSMLGKVLGSLYQSVTARTAGSNTLSIGDMHQSSLFLIILLMFIGASPGSTGGGIKTTTFATLIGAVLAQIKGKEDVIFFRQRILPHIIYKSLTVTLIGLFIVIGITMALAITEPNAPFLMVLFEVTSAFATTGLSMGLTPELSHVGKFLIVLTMFAGRVGPLTIAFALAQRKQKEYIRFPKGKITIG, from the coding sequence ATGATTCGGAAAATTGTCGAAAGGCTTCATCTCGATCCCCCCAAAATCTTGGTTCTCGGCTTCGCCTGCATCATTCTGCTCGGCACGATCTTGCTGACGCTTCCCTCGGCTACCGTGAATGGAGCAGGCCTTCCTTGGCTGGATGCCTTGTTCACCGCCACCTCGGCCACATGTGTCACCGGACTGGTCGTGGTGGATACAGGCTCTACCTTTACCGTGTTCGGCCAAATTGTCATCTTGTCTCTCATCCAGATCGGCGGACTTGGCTTCATGACCTTCGCTACTTTTTTTGCCTTGATCATGCGCAAAAAGATTTCCTTGCGCGAGCGTCTCATCTTGCAGGAATCGTTGAACCAGATCTCCATCGAAGGAATCGTCCGGCTGGCCAAGATGATTCTCATCTTCACCGCCTTGACCGAGCTGATCGGCGGGATTCTTTTGTCCATCCGGTTCGCCTTCGACTTTCCTTTGGGCCAAGCGATTTATTTCGGTTTCTTTCACGCCATCTCCAACTTCAACAATGCCGGATTTGACCTGATGGGCGACTTCAAAAGCTTGACCGCCTACGTCGAGGATCCCGTCGTCACGCTCGTCGTCTGTGCGCTCATCGTGGTGGGGGGAATCGGCTTCATGGTCGTGAGCGAGGTGTACGACTACCGCCACACCCACCGGCTCTCCCTGCACACCAAGGTGGTCCTGGCTACCACGGCTTTGCTGATCCTCGTCGGGACCATGCTGATCTTCGCACTGGAGTACGCCAATCCCAAGACGCTGCAGCCGCTTTCGATGCTCGGCAAGGTACTGGGTTCACTCTATCAGTCGGTGACAGCCAGGACGGCCGGCTCCAACACGTTGAGTATCGGCGACATGCATCAGTCTTCCTTGTTCCTGATCATACTGTTGATGTTCATCGGGGCCTCTCCAGGCTCCACGGGCGGCGGGATCAAGACGACGACGTTCGCCACGCTGATCGGTGCCGTCCTGGCGCAAATCAAAGGGAAGGAAGACGTGATCTTTTTCCGTCAGCGCATCCTCCCGCACATCATCTATAAATCATTGACGGTGACGTTGATCGGGCTGTTCATCGTCATCGGCATCACCATGGCTCTCGCGATTACAGAGCCGAATGCGCCCTTTCTGATGGTGCTGTTCGAGGTGACTTCCGCCTTTGCCACGACCGGGTTGTCCATGGGCCTGACACCTGAGCTGTCGCACGTCGGCAAGTTTTTGATCGTGCTGACGATGTTCGCCGGCAGGGTCGGTCCTCTGACGATCGCCTTCGCCCTGGCCCAGCGTAAGCAAAAGGAGTACATCCGTTTCCCGAAAGGCAAAATCACGATCGGGTAA
- a CDS encoding 2-isopropylmalate synthase, translating to MRTIEIFDTTLRDGEQSPGVNISTNEKVEIALQLEKLGVTRIEAGFAAASPGDQKSVAEVAKRVKNATIVSLARAVKDDMDKAYEALRNAQNASLHVFLATSPIHRQFKLNMSKEQVLARAVEAVTYAKKYFTEVQFSAEDAARTEIDFLAQVVEAVIKAGATTVNIPDTVGYMTPIQYGQIFSDLRRLVPACENIRLSCHCHDDLGMAVANSLAAVEAGATQVEGTINGIGERAGNAALEEVALALETRKDYYQATTKLQLKEIARTSQLVSRLTGMIVPGNKAVVGANAFAHESGIHQDGVLKEVTTYEIIRPESVGFKSNKLVLGKHSGRHAFKEKLIELGYHLEQEEVNAAFAAFKVLCDKKKEISDDDILALVDTKMVRGQEAFRLESVQLAYGNISVPTASVRLLRADGTSSEEAACGNGSVDSIYKAIDRATGEEVTLVDYKIISVTHGKDALGEVFVRLQQGDLTVTGRGVSTDVLEASAIAYVRAINKILERRGESVPVGVN from the coding sequence ATGCGGACCATTGAGATTTTTGATACAACTTTGCGTGACGGGGAGCAGTCTCCGGGCGTCAACATCAGCACGAACGAGAAGGTGGAGATCGCCCTTCAACTGGAAAAGTTGGGCGTTACGAGGATCGAGGCAGGCTTCGCCGCTGCCTCTCCTGGTGACCAAAAGTCCGTGGCCGAAGTGGCGAAGCGTGTGAAAAACGCTACCATCGTCAGCCTGGCGCGCGCCGTCAAGGACGACATGGATAAGGCGTACGAAGCGCTCCGCAACGCGCAAAACGCATCCCTCCACGTCTTTCTTGCAACGTCCCCGATTCATCGTCAGTTCAAGCTGAACATGAGCAAGGAGCAAGTGCTGGCGCGTGCCGTGGAAGCTGTCACCTATGCGAAAAAGTACTTCACGGAAGTGCAGTTTTCCGCAGAGGACGCGGCGCGTACGGAAATCGACTTTTTGGCGCAGGTGGTCGAAGCCGTCATCAAGGCCGGAGCGACTACCGTCAATATTCCGGATACGGTCGGTTATATGACCCCGATTCAGTACGGGCAAATCTTCAGTGACCTCAGACGCTTGGTGCCGGCGTGCGAAAACATTCGACTCAGCTGCCATTGTCACGACGACCTGGGGATGGCCGTTGCCAACAGCTTGGCCGCCGTGGAAGCGGGAGCGACACAAGTCGAAGGCACCATCAATGGAATCGGTGAGCGCGCAGGCAACGCCGCTCTGGAAGAAGTGGCACTTGCCCTGGAGACTCGCAAGGACTACTATCAAGCGACAACCAAGCTCCAGCTGAAGGAAATCGCTCGTACCAGCCAATTGGTGAGCCGTCTGACGGGAATGATCGTTCCAGGGAACAAGGCGGTTGTGGGCGCAAATGCATTCGCTCACGAATCCGGCATTCACCAGGATGGCGTGCTGAAGGAAGTCACCACGTACGAAATCATTCGTCCGGAATCAGTCGGCTTCAAGTCGAACAAACTGGTGCTCGGCAAGCACTCCGGCCGTCATGCGTTCAAAGAGAAGCTGATCGAGCTGGGCTACCACCTTGAGCAAGAAGAAGTGAATGCGGCGTTTGCAGCCTTCAAAGTGCTGTGCGACAAAAAGAAGGAAATCAGCGACGACGACATTCTCGCCTTGGTCGACACCAAGATGGTACGCGGACAGGAAGCCTTCCGCCTCGAGTCGGTGCAGCTCGCCTACGGAAACATTTCGGTGCCGACAGCCAGCGTTCGCTTGCTGCGCGCCGACGGCACCTCCAGCGAGGAAGCGGCTTGCGGCAACGGTTCGGTTGATTCGATCTACAAGGCGATCGACCGCGCTACAGGGGAAGAAGTGACCCTCGTCGACTACAAGATCATCTCCGTCACACACGGGAAAGACGCATTGGGCGAAGTGTTCGTGCGACTGCAGCAAGGTGATCTCACGGTGACGGGACGCGGTGTGAGCACCGACGTGCTGGAAGCGAGTGCGATCGCGTACGTGCGTGCGATCAACAAAATCCTGGAGCGCAGAGGCGAGTCCGTACCCGTCGGCGTGAATTAG